In Opitutus sp. ER46, the following are encoded in one genomic region:
- a CDS encoding host-nuclease inhibitor Gam family protein, whose translation MITIEQLSIAQIDDLAKTYAAARKVLGDRVNELETDIAAVQKRRIAGIKAAAATAADAQARLRGAIESSPGLFQKPKTFCLHGITVGYRKGSGKVEWDDNAKVVALIRKHLPEQAEVLIIVEEKPSADALKNLDTRDLARIGARIETTGEMVVIKAADTAVDKLVAKILKEGAKASDEA comes from the coding sequence ATGATCACCATCGAACAACTCTCGATCGCCCAGATCGACGATCTCGCCAAAACGTATGCCGCTGCCCGCAAGGTGCTCGGCGACCGAGTCAACGAACTCGAGACGGACATCGCCGCCGTCCAGAAACGGCGCATCGCCGGAATCAAGGCTGCCGCTGCGACCGCGGCCGACGCGCAGGCGCGGCTTCGCGGCGCGATCGAGTCCTCTCCCGGCCTGTTCCAGAAGCCGAAGACGTTCTGCCTGCACGGCATCACCGTGGGGTATCGGAAGGGCTCCGGGAAGGTCGAGTGGGACGACAACGCCAAAGTCGTAGCGTTGATCCGGAAGCATCTGCCCGAGCAGGCGGAGGTCCTGATCATCGTCGAGGAGAAGCCGTCGGCCGACGCGCTGAAGAACCTCGACACGCGAGACCTCGCGCGGATCGGCGCCCGCATCGAAACGACCGGCGAGATGGTCGTGATCAAGGCGGCGGACACGGCCGTCGACAAGCTGGTGGCGAAGATCCTGAAGGAAGGCGCGAAAGCGTCGGATGAGGCCTGA
- a CDS encoding ATP-binding protein codes for MSSIENTTSATASSDVTDATPADTTEWDGTNLAGDVVANGIRKNKPEYHEDLFWFYRYSGEKKMSQVESATLLGVDGGTYSKVLRGEYKNAAGLILPPPAKMVSRIRVIREQEREDAEKRIKGRVMTPTVGEIHAVCRKVWNDRTIGFVFGESHVGKTEGLKWFRDENNHGATIYVDLQGVAGVQDIFRTFARALRISPNVSPTKLRPRVLAAIDQTNLVIVDEFHHITYAYQKGGAIKMVNALKEIKDRTGCAMVICSTNVGREEFDEGKGHEAKLLKQLWRRGTIKLQLPDALRVGDVRAFAIAYGLDFPAAPEQADDTWKNLNANHPNFLGLKVSERIAYEAGVKHLVCVFQDGNIIAGKKRRELRWDDVIAAQAKYDALSARKAV; via the coding sequence ATGTCCAGCATCGAAAACACCACCTCCGCCACTGCGAGCAGTGACGTCACCGACGCCACTCCTGCCGACACCACCGAGTGGGACGGCACCAATCTGGCCGGCGACGTCGTCGCCAACGGGATCCGCAAGAACAAGCCCGAGTATCACGAGGACCTGTTCTGGTTCTACCGCTACAGCGGCGAGAAGAAGATGAGCCAAGTCGAGTCGGCGACGCTCCTCGGCGTCGACGGTGGCACCTACTCGAAGGTGCTCCGCGGCGAGTACAAGAACGCCGCCGGTCTGATCCTGCCGCCGCCCGCGAAGATGGTCTCGCGCATCCGCGTGATCCGCGAGCAGGAGCGGGAGGACGCCGAGAAGCGGATTAAGGGCCGGGTGATGACGCCGACCGTCGGCGAGATCCACGCGGTATGCCGGAAGGTCTGGAACGATCGCACCATCGGCTTCGTGTTCGGCGAGTCGCACGTCGGCAAGACCGAGGGCCTGAAGTGGTTTCGCGACGAGAACAACCACGGCGCGACGATCTACGTCGACCTGCAGGGTGTCGCCGGCGTGCAGGACATCTTTCGCACGTTCGCCCGCGCGCTGCGGATCAGCCCAAACGTCTCGCCCACGAAACTCCGCCCGCGCGTGCTCGCGGCGATCGACCAGACGAACCTCGTGATCGTCGACGAGTTTCACCATATCACCTACGCGTACCAGAAGGGCGGTGCGATCAAGATGGTGAACGCTCTGAAGGAGATCAAAGACCGCACTGGCTGCGCGATGGTGATCTGCTCGACGAACGTCGGCCGCGAGGAGTTCGACGAGGGTAAGGGCCACGAGGCGAAGCTGCTGAAGCAGCTCTGGCGCCGCGGCACGATCAAGCTGCAGTTGCCGGATGCGCTGCGCGTGGGTGACGTGCGCGCGTTCGCCATCGCGTACGGCCTGGACTTCCCGGCCGCGCCCGAACAGGCCGACGACACCTGGAAGAACCTCAACGCCAACCACCCGAATTTCCTCGGGCTGAAGGTCAGTGAGCGGATCGCGTACGAGGCCGGCGTGAAGCACCTCGTGTGCGTGTTCCAAGACGGGAACATCATCGCCGGGAAGAAGCGCCGCGAACTCCGGTGGGACGACGTCATCGCCGCCCAGGCCAAGTACGACGCGCTGAGCGCCCGCAAGGCCGTCTGA
- a CDS encoding DUF3102 domain-containing protein: MAKGTSTEKPKTALLVLNGTSALITDKRELAQFQDRTAKQIAIIFKTENENVLRRIFVGLALWRIKASLRHGEFGPWLKKHVNAGHSHVNHMMRAARVFVENARIAQPDVLRLADGELAVEVRGRDAETRKLVSAATKFVGDLSWGELLETYGIRDAGKVGGARTAAKDASPDTPNEEQLYLFARDEIGGLLNQAETLLVKENRLQFLAKHPEEVRGVVESLRTLADKVEAAAKPLLTAAPKA; encoded by the coding sequence ATGGCTAAAGGTACCAGCACCGAAAAACCCAAGACCGCTTTGCTCGTGCTCAATGGCACGAGTGCCCTGATCACTGACAAACGGGAACTCGCCCAGTTTCAGGACCGCACGGCAAAGCAGATCGCGATCATCTTCAAAACGGAAAACGAGAATGTGCTTCGCCGCATCTTCGTCGGTCTCGCGCTGTGGCGAATCAAAGCCTCCCTCAGGCATGGCGAATTCGGTCCCTGGCTGAAGAAGCACGTTAACGCGGGCCACTCGCACGTGAATCACATGATGCGGGCAGCGCGCGTGTTTGTTGAGAACGCGCGGATCGCCCAGCCCGACGTGCTTCGCCTCGCCGATGGTGAACTCGCCGTCGAAGTAAGGGGCCGCGATGCCGAGACGCGGAAGCTTGTCTCCGCCGCGACGAAGTTCGTCGGCGACCTTAGCTGGGGCGAGCTGCTGGAGACGTACGGCATCCGCGACGCTGGAAAGGTCGGCGGCGCACGCACGGCCGCGAAGGATGCGTCGCCCGACACGCCGAACGAGGAACAGCTCTACCTCTTCGCCCGAGACGAGATTGGCGGGCTGCTGAACCAGGCCGAAACGCTCCTCGTGAAGGAGAACCGGCTGCAATTCCTCGCCAAGCATCCGGAGGAAGTCCGCGGCGTCGTCGAGAGTCTCCGCACCCTGGCCGACAAGGTAGAGGCAGCAGCCAAGCCGCTGCTCACCGCAGCACCGAAAGCCTGA
- a CDS encoding helix-turn-helix domain-containing protein, which produces MPEQLQFPFPSLDFPGRTTLTAAEIAARLGWDEKHVRDLITEGELPGIDGKGKGASRGSYRVPAESYRDFITARITGQRRIELLRHLPKPVLRELVRELNEFLKN; this is translated from the coding sequence ATGCCCGAGCAGCTCCAGTTCCCGTTCCCGAGCCTCGACTTCCCCGGTCGCACGACGCTGACCGCAGCGGAGATCGCGGCGCGACTCGGCTGGGACGAGAAGCACGTTCGGGACCTCATCACCGAGGGTGAACTGCCGGGCATCGACGGGAAGGGCAAAGGTGCCTCGCGCGGATCGTACCGCGTGCCGGCGGAATCCTACCGCGACTTCATCACGGCCCGCATCACCGGCCAGCGCCGGATCGAACTGCTGCGCCACCTGCCGAAGCCGGTGCTCCGCGAGCTGGTCCGCGAGCTGAACGAATTTCTGAAAAACTGA
- a CDS encoding helix-turn-helix transcriptional regulator — protein sequence MTKRQTKQASFRLWAARKKKGLKLRDLAKMVGHDTAVVSKAINYEMYPRVRAKIEEVLCA from the coding sequence ATGACCAAGCGGCAGACAAAGCAAGCATCATTTCGGCTCTGGGCGGCCCGTAAGAAGAAGGGCCTCAAGCTGCGCGACCTTGCCAAAATGGTGGGCCACGACACGGCGGTCGTGTCGAAGGCCATCAACTACGAGATGTATCCTCGCGTCCGCGCGAAGATCGAGGAGGTGCTCTGTGCCTAG